In Trichoderma breve strain T069 chromosome 4, whole genome shotgun sequence, the following proteins share a genomic window:
- a CDS encoding PUA domain-containing protein — MFKKDLPVAPKQKLKSSVQRSLRNSLLATYPLLTPYIDEIMPKKGSLESMKLPDRNTLYVLDSVPLFYQQDGSDLLPHLKLVHRFPQAFPSIRIDRGAIRFVLSGATLMAPGLTSKGGRLPVEGAKPLEEGKEMEQGIVEDGRWSRELAKGEPVVIMAEGKEEACAVGILVAGTDEVKAKGKGPVVEDAHFLGDGLWCLHA; from the exons ATGTTCAAAAAAGA CCTCCCCGTCGCTCCCAAGCAAAAGCTCAAATCCTCCGTCCAGCGCTCCCTCCGCAACTCCCTCCTCGCAACCTACCCCCTCCTGACGCCTTACATCGACGAGATCATGCCCAAGAAGGGCTCCCTCGAGAGCATGAAGCTGCCCGACCGCAACACGCTCTACGTGCTCGACTCGGTGCCCCTGTTCTACCAGCAGGACGGCTCCGACCTGCTGCCGCACCTCAAGCTCGTGCACCGCTTCCCGCAGGCATTTCCCAGCATCCGCATAGATCGCGGGGCGATTCGCTTCGTGCTCTCCGGCGCGACGCTCATGGCGCCCGGGTTGACGTCCAAGGGGGGCAGACTGCCTGTGGAGGGCGCGAAGCCGTTggaggagggcaaggagatggagcaggGGATTGTGGAGGATGGGCGGTGGAGCAGGGAGTTGGCCAAGGGGGAGCCGGTGGTGATTATGGCggagggcaaggaggaggcGTGTGCGGTTGGGATTTTGGTTGCGGGTACGGATGAGGTTAAGGCGAAGGGTAAGGGGCCCGTGGTGGAGGATGCGCATTTCTTGGGAGATGGACTGTGGTGTTTGCATGCGTAG
- a CDS encoding peptidase inhibitor i78 family domain-containing protein: protein MPLVVPGIMSNSDDKTQVWANKLVGKTFSETESNETMFCKKDLPESHRILKPGSIVTKDFRPDRLNVHLNEDGTVSHVVHG from the exons ATGCCTCTCGTCGTGCCCGGCATCATGAGCAATTCCGACGACAAGACCCAGGTCTGGGCCAACAAGCTCGTCGGAAAGACTTTTTCGGAGACAGAATCCAATGAGACG ATGTTTTGCAAAAAGGACTTGCCAGAGTCTCACCGGATTCTCAAGCCGGGTTCGATTGTCACTAAGGATTTCAGGCCGGATAGACTGAATGTGCATTTGAATGAGGATGGAACGGTGTCGCACGTTGTTCATGGGTAG